CGCTCGACGCCATGGCGCTGCTCGACTTCCTGGACCGGGGCGCGAGGGGCGAACACGGCCCGATGTACGCCGAGGCGTGCGCGCTGATCGAGGAAGCCGTGACGCGCGGCCAGCTCGCGCCTCCGCCCCCGCTCTAGGCTGGACGCATGCCGGCGTCGCTGATCGTGCGGAACGCCCGCGTGTACACGGTCGACCCGGGGCGTCCATGGGCACAGGCGGTGGCCGTCGAGCGCGAGCGCATCGCGTGGGTCGGCTCCAACGCCGAGGCCGCGGCGCGCACAGGTCCCGGCACGGAGGTGATCGACGCCCGTGGGGCCACCGTGATGCCCGGATTCATCGACTCCCACAACCACGTGCGGCTGGGGTCCAACCCGCTCGAGGTCGATCTGGCGGGCGCGTCGACGCTCGAGGAGGTCAAGGCGCGGGTGCGGGCGCATGCCGACGCGCACCCCGAGCAGGACTGGATCGAGGGCGTGGGGTTCAACTACTCCGCGATGCCCGGCGGGCGCATGCCCGTGTGGCAGGACCTCGACGGTCTCACCGGGGGCCGGCCCGCGTTCGTGCTGACCTACGACGCGCACAACGCATGGCTGAACCGCGAGGCGATGGAGCGGTTCGGCATCGACCGCGAGACCGATGCCCTGGCGTGGGGGCACGTGCGGAAGGATCCTCGGAGCGGCGAGCCGACCGGGATCGTCGGCGACTTCGCGGTGATGGGCATCAGCCGCGCCGGTCAGCGGGCGCTGGAAGGGGTGCTGCCCGGCTACGAGCGGGCCCTGCAGTACGAGCGCACGCTCGAGAGCATCGACGCGGCCACGGCCTTCGGTATCACCACGATCGTCGAGCCACAGAACTCGCCCGACGACATGTGGATCTTCGAGCGGGCGCGTGCCGAGGGGCAGCTGCGGTCACGGCTCGTCGCGGCGATGTTCCACCCGGTCGGCACCACCGATGCCGAGCGAGACGAGTTCGATGCCATGCGGGCCCGATACGACGACGATCGTCTCCGTGTCGGCCCGATCAAGCTGTACATCGACGACGTCATCGAGCCCTGGACCGCCGCGATGCTCGAGCCGTACGCGAACCGGCCGGGGGAGCGGGGCGAGACGTTCTGGTCACCCGGCGAGTTCGCCGAGCTCGTGATCGAGCTCGAGCGCCGCGGGTGGTCGTGCCACGTGCACGGCACGGGCGACCGTGGGCTTCGGGTCGCGCTCGACGGCTTCGATGCGGCGCGGCGAGCGAACGGCGACGTCGGCGCACGCCACGGAATGGTGCACACCGAGTGCCTGCACGCCGACGACGTGCCGCGCTTCGGTGCCCTGGGCGTCA
The Actinomycetota bacterium genome window above contains:
- a CDS encoding amidohydrolase; this encodes MPASLIVRNARVYTVDPGRPWAQAVAVERERIAWVGSNAEAAARTGPGTEVIDARGATVMPGFIDSHNHVRLGSNPLEVDLAGASTLEEVKARVRAHADAHPEQDWIEGVGFNYSAMPGGRMPVWQDLDGLTGGRPAFVLTYDAHNAWLNREAMERFGIDRETDALAWGHVRKDPRSGEPTGIVGDFAVMGISRAGQRALEGVLPGYERALQYERTLESIDAATAFGITTIVEPQNSPDDMWIFERARAEGQLRSRLVAAMFHPVGTTDAERDEFDAMRARYDDDRLRVGPIKLYIDDVIEPWTAAMLEPYANRPGERGETFWSPGEFAELVIELERRGWSCHVHGTGDRGLRVALDGFDAARRANGDVGARHGMVHTECLHADDVPRFGALGVTPIMQPRHCAPEIVADWRANVGEARWRHAWAFRSLRDAGATLAFSSDWNVAEMDPMVGIYTAITRANLDGSDPWIPEETVDLETAIRAYTMGGAHVVFADDRRGSVTVGTQADLVVLSDDLFAAADDRHVGRRREELARVLERHDVAREQREVGTQARRDRAAVLLEEV